From Psychrobacillus sp. FSL K6-2836, a single genomic window includes:
- a CDS encoding S8 family serine peptidase, translating to MKKKKMFNKAFSAFLIFMMVFALLAPTSAFANTDKTPFKSQEPSESTLAMKAAIAEQLSLTNNGPTLHKDLQGLTGDEEVAVIVHLSEKPVALEKGIRELAGKSFSKSEASAVKAKVISQQASVKKEMNNNMISYKEIFSYDTVLNGFAANIKASDLVKLLNVNGVTLVEPDTTVYAMEDSSSLEPVENDTTVDAAMNTSISFLGIEKLWNEGIEGQGVKVAVLDTGIDADHPEFAGIYKGGKNFIPNSSTYTRTRADDDASETSPVERPEGTAEFHPTTGSAFYTSHGTHVAGTIAAIGANEYGIKGIAPKVDLYAYRVLGAYGSGSSSGIVKAIDTAVIEGMDVINLSLGGGANSETDAGSFAINNAMIAGTIGVIATGNDGPNRGTMGTPGTARLGIAVGNTTNPETMYNGEVKVTVGDYNLTKQLQLMGSTFGKDLATQLQGEFDLVAVPGNGEAKDYQGIDVDGKVALISRGSIAFVDKIAYAKENGAVAAIIHNFAGGTNAPNASGTFLGDSFAFIPTYDMSQTDGDAIRAALNGGEGKVTFGNFDSAKTLGDDVNDSSSRGPSTPNFDIKPDVSAPGTNIMSTIPMYKADFPEVVYDEAFDRKTGTSMATPHIAGIAALVKQANPDWNAFDVKVALSNTAKVLNTAKYDVFAQGAGRVDAYAAAYPAALAYAVDEAVLDSSGEIVENLKGTVTFGPQSLEKDITVTKEILVKDIKGIGGDYNVTVDVTKGFSDATVTVDKPTFTLAGEELLTVTLTASKNTAAKAGDEILGYIHITSAEGTKTETSLSVDKTELNMKTGDKLQLNVTETTTPVESEYTEISLPFAADFGGPTVTAIKDMAITETDLSFDGDGVQDIAELTFTLTGPVTTNYIEVWDIMDPEGGEYGDGYIGYLHAGTSLGAGSWRLPVDGEYQPWSGAPATTIPDGLYTIDFTGLATTGVIGDYVGPIIVKTTDPEITGSVAEGTVTGQVTDKYIDYNEELYLYGLEYDLNEKLNASYVATVAGEETAAVDFNLNQDGSFSFPVTAETESVKVIIEDAAGNKGEQVIEGFALQTEPAKTEEPVAPEEGTTPEEPTAPEEGTTPEEPVAPEEPTTPEEPVVPEDPAEPVLNSAKTVSIASFESKELSKLTLVSPYENSAPAIEPVPYNNNITDGPPSYGTFESDTVKDVTKEATYTVADPKVVTVTEGLVTAKAAGQTTITVKYGDNEKTVNVTVTNPPTNPGNPGGGDGGGGSGPSNPGTSNPSPTKPDPVKPTPPVTPTPAPIIFTDVPAKHWAADYIQKAAQFGYMKGYPDGSFRPEQSLTRAQAASLIVRALKLETQEVAPFEDITNYAAETKSEIAAGYKYGIIKGDNGKFKPSEKVTRAQLALMIERAYAFKTGKKYTATKIAPFSDIAAYDEETINAISMLYELQVVDGSDGKFNPSNPTTRAQAAKIFTNFMGGLK from the coding sequence ATGAAGAAGAAAAAAATGTTTAACAAAGCCTTTAGTGCGTTTCTAATCTTTATGATGGTCTTTGCACTATTAGCTCCAACAAGTGCGTTTGCTAACACGGATAAGACACCATTCAAATCACAGGAGCCAAGCGAAAGCACATTAGCAATGAAAGCGGCTATCGCTGAACAACTTAGTCTGACAAATAATGGTCCAACACTTCACAAAGATTTACAAGGATTAACTGGGGATGAAGAAGTAGCGGTAATCGTTCATCTTTCGGAAAAACCTGTTGCACTTGAAAAAGGTATAAGAGAGTTAGCGGGCAAAAGTTTCTCGAAATCAGAGGCAAGTGCCGTGAAAGCGAAAGTAATTTCACAGCAGGCATCTGTAAAAAAAGAGATGAACAATAATATGATTTCTTATAAAGAAATTTTCTCGTATGACACAGTATTAAACGGATTTGCAGCTAACATAAAAGCTAGTGATCTTGTTAAGCTACTTAATGTCAATGGCGTTACATTGGTTGAGCCAGACACAACTGTGTATGCAATGGAAGATTCAAGCTCATTAGAACCAGTTGAAAATGACACAACAGTTGATGCAGCGATGAATACTAGTATTTCTTTTCTAGGAATCGAAAAGCTTTGGAATGAAGGAATTGAAGGACAAGGGGTTAAAGTAGCGGTACTTGATACAGGTATCGATGCAGATCACCCTGAATTTGCAGGAATTTATAAAGGTGGAAAGAACTTCATCCCGAACTCGTCCACTTATACGAGAACTCGTGCAGATGATGATGCATCTGAAACTTCACCTGTAGAACGACCAGAGGGGACAGCTGAATTTCATCCTACTACTGGAAGTGCGTTCTATACATCACACGGTACGCATGTAGCGGGAACAATCGCTGCAATCGGAGCGAATGAATATGGTATTAAAGGGATTGCTCCAAAAGTAGACCTATACGCTTACCGTGTACTTGGCGCATACGGCAGTGGATCTAGTTCAGGCATTGTGAAAGCAATTGACACAGCTGTAATTGAGGGAATGGATGTTATCAACCTATCACTTGGTGGAGGGGCTAACTCAGAAACTGATGCGGGATCATTTGCGATTAATAATGCAATGATTGCTGGTACAATCGGGGTTATTGCCACTGGTAATGATGGTCCTAATCGCGGAACGATGGGTACTCCAGGTACAGCTCGTTTAGGGATTGCAGTTGGTAACACAACAAATCCAGAAACGATGTATAACGGAGAAGTAAAAGTTACTGTTGGAGACTACAACTTGACGAAACAACTTCAACTAATGGGGTCTACTTTCGGTAAAGACTTAGCAACACAACTTCAAGGAGAGTTTGACTTAGTAGCCGTTCCTGGAAACGGTGAAGCAAAAGATTACCAAGGCATTGATGTAGACGGTAAAGTTGCATTGATCTCACGTGGTAGTATTGCATTTGTTGATAAAATTGCATATGCCAAAGAAAATGGAGCAGTAGCAGCAATTATCCATAACTTTGCAGGCGGTACGAATGCACCGAACGCATCTGGAACATTCTTAGGGGATTCCTTTGCATTTATTCCAACCTATGATATGTCCCAAACAGATGGCGATGCAATTCGTGCAGCGTTAAATGGTGGAGAAGGAAAAGTTACTTTTGGTAATTTTGACTCCGCAAAAACGCTTGGCGATGATGTAAACGATTCAAGTTCACGTGGCCCATCTACTCCAAACTTTGACATTAAACCAGATGTAAGTGCACCTGGAACGAATATTATGTCTACCATTCCAATGTACAAAGCAGATTTCCCAGAAGTTGTTTACGATGAAGCATTTGATCGCAAAACTGGAACATCAATGGCAACACCACATATTGCTGGTATCGCAGCACTTGTCAAACAAGCAAATCCAGATTGGAATGCATTTGACGTAAAGGTAGCCCTTTCTAATACAGCAAAAGTCTTGAATACAGCAAAATACGATGTATTCGCACAAGGTGCTGGTCGTGTAGATGCATATGCGGCAGCTTATCCTGCAGCGCTTGCATATGCAGTTGACGAAGCTGTGCTAGACTCAAGTGGTGAAATTGTTGAAAACTTAAAAGGGACTGTTACATTTGGTCCACAATCTTTAGAGAAAGATATTACAGTTACAAAGGAAATACTAGTCAAAGATATTAAAGGTATCGGTGGAGATTATAACGTAACAGTAGATGTTACAAAAGGATTTAGCGACGCGACTGTAACTGTTGATAAACCTACCTTTACATTAGCTGGAGAAGAATTGTTAACAGTGACGTTGACTGCGTCCAAAAATACTGCTGCAAAAGCAGGCGATGAAATTCTAGGTTATATTCACATTACTTCAGCAGAAGGAACTAAAACTGAAACCTCCCTTTCTGTAGACAAAACAGAATTGAACATGAAGACAGGAGACAAACTTCAACTGAATGTAACAGAAACAACAACACCAGTAGAAAGTGAATACACAGAAATTTCATTGCCATTCGCTGCAGACTTTGGTGGACCTACTGTAACGGCAATCAAAGATATGGCAATCACAGAAACAGACTTGTCGTTTGATGGTGACGGTGTGCAAGACATAGCAGAGTTGACATTCACATTGACAGGCCCAGTTACAACAAACTATATCGAGGTTTGGGACATCATGGACCCTGAAGGTGGAGAATACGGGGATGGCTACATCGGATATTTACATGCAGGGACTTCACTAGGAGCAGGGTCTTGGAGGCTACCAGTTGATGGTGAGTACCAACCTTGGAGCGGAGCGCCGGCAACAACGATTCCAGATGGTTTATATACGATTGACTTCACTGGTTTGGCTACTACAGGTGTCATAGGTGACTATGTGGGACCAATTATCGTGAAAACTACTGACCCTGAAATTACTGGATCAGTAGCTGAAGGAACAGTAACAGGTCAAGTAACAGACAAATATATCGATTATAATGAAGAATTATATTTATATGGTTTAGAGTACGATCTGAATGAAAAATTAAATGCTTCGTATGTTGCTACAGTAGCTGGTGAAGAAACAGCAGCAGTTGACTTTAATCTGAATCAAGATGGAAGCTTCTCATTCCCAGTGACAGCTGAAACAGAATCAGTAAAAGTAATTATTGAAGATGCAGCTGGTAACAAAGGGGAGCAAGTTATTGAAGGTTTTGCCCTACAAACTGAACCAGCAAAAACAGAAGAACCAGTAGCACCTGAAGAAGGAACAACACCAGAAGAACCAACAGCTCCTGAAGAAGGAACAACACCAGAAGAGCCAGTAGCTCCTGAAGAACCAACAACGCCAGAAGAACCTGTAGTACCTGAAGATCCAGCAGAACCGGTGCTTAATTCGGCTAAAACTGTAAGTATTGCTTCTTTTGAGTCAAAAGAACTTTCTAAACTAACACTTGTATCACCATATGAAAATTCAGCACCAGCTATCGAGCCAGTTCCGTATAATAACAACATTACAGACGGTCCGCCAAGCTACGGTACATTCGAGTCAGACACAGTTAAGGATGTAACAAAAGAAGCTACGTATACAGTAGCGGATCCAAAAGTGGTTACTGTAACAGAAGGTTTAGTTACTGCTAAAGCAGCAGGTCAAACAACTATTACTGTAAAATATGGTGACAATGAAAAAACTGTAAACGTTACAGTTACAAATCCACCAACAAACCCAGGAAATCCTGGAGGTGGAGATGGTGGTGGAGGCTCTGGCCCATCTAACCCAGGCACATCGAATCCAAGTCCAACTAAACCAGATCCAGTAAAACCTACACCACCAGTGACACCAACGCCAGCACCAATTATATTTACAGACGTACCTGCTAAACATTGGGCAGCAGATTATATCCAAAAAGCTGCACAATTTGGCTATATGAAAGGATACCCAGATGGCTCATTCAGACCAGAGCAATCTCTAACACGTGCTCAAGCGGCTTCATTAATCGTTCGTGCATTAAAATTAGAAACACAAGAAGTAGCACCGTTTGAAGATATCACTAATTATGCAGCTGAAACAAAATCAGAAATTGCTGCAGGCTATAAATACGGCATTATCAAAGGAGATAATGGTAAATTTAAGCCTTCTGAAAAAGTAACGCGTGCACAGCTTGCATTAATGATTGAACGCGCATATGCATTCAAAACAGGCAAAAAGTACACGGCTACTAAAATAGCACCATTCTCAGATATCGCTGCCTATGACGAAGAAACGATCAATGCAATCTCTATGCTATATGAGCTACAAGTAGTAGATGGATCTGACGGTAAATTTAACCCATCAAATCCAACAACTCGTGCTCAAGCTGCAAAAATCTTCACAAACTTTATGGGTGGCTTAAAATAA
- a CDS encoding response regulator transcription factor, which produces MTVVIIDDHPLIRRGLNSLFSLSGSLKVLGEATNRREAIELLNAVKPDIAIVDLRLGEESGIELITEAIRLGIKSKFVILTSSTNEEDFKKAKEIGVAGYLLKEALPEELMHALQMIRKGRKYYDPTVLDLMMKEKNQLDESGHFEQLTPKEREILVELGKGHSNKEISKTLYITEFTVKKHVSQVFAKLGLADRTQAALYANAKGLVKYVINS; this is translated from the coding sequence ATGACAGTTGTTATAATTGACGATCATCCATTAATTCGGAGAGGGTTGAATTCACTATTTTCCTTAAGCGGATCTTTGAAAGTACTTGGAGAAGCTACTAATAGGAGAGAAGCTATCGAACTATTAAATGCAGTAAAACCAGATATAGCAATAGTAGATCTTCGTCTAGGAGAGGAATCAGGGATCGAACTAATAACAGAAGCAATTCGCTTAGGTATTAAGAGCAAATTTGTCATACTTACATCCTCCACCAACGAGGAAGACTTTAAAAAAGCAAAAGAAATAGGAGTTGCTGGTTATTTGCTGAAGGAAGCACTGCCAGAAGAACTCATGCATGCACTGCAAATGATTAGGAAAGGTCGTAAATACTACGATCCAACCGTTTTAGATTTAATGATGAAAGAGAAAAACCAGTTAGATGAGAGTGGTCATTTTGAACAGCTCACACCAAAGGAAAGGGAAATCCTTGTTGAGCTCGGCAAAGGACATTCCAACAAGGAAATTTCTAAAACCCTCTATATAACCGAATTCACGGTGAAAAAGCACGTCAGTCAAGTATTTGCCAAGCTAGGACTTGCAGATAGAACCCAAGCGGCTTTATACGCTAACGCAAAAGGTCTCGTCAAATACGTTATAAACTCTTAA
- a CDS encoding sensor histidine kinase: MNLLLLYRYISLILTSFFYLVGHQPSLVFKAGVVAALGVAAWILTDLQRRYLEHTNIVKMIVLIETLGVTLLLIPTGGISSPFIWYALNPVLVAAILLTPRFSWMTLTFYLATATFIANRNDSIIVVLEDQSYFYLVCILITLLASLFSGLTKELLQVNGKLANTNEKYQETLEHIMSLYHMLENFSSHKSPKKLTDAMTMTLMKCLQKHTAFFWITDHAFQKSYISNETTNRNLEMDLTKDWDHLRKQKDAFTHTYHNEQYWMKVIRTTKYIGVIGVKVTSNTEIQNTFLLHRTFEFLVELSEMMLERIHMDHMMDQLTISEEQNRIANEMHDSVSQRLFGIVYSLHSLRVKSRNITTNELEQEFEFLSQTANTTMKELRASIYRLSTVKKGEEPFLVLIENYLVEYAKLNDIRIAYDITGNESSISANTKNGLYRIICEACGNAVRHGRCTLIEVTLALEEERTYLVIKDNGIGIQTKTRSMKEQGIGLSNMQNIVHSLGGTFEIGTPYKMGTTIQIDIPHIKSHKKQEVFG, from the coding sequence TTGAACTTATTATTACTTTACCGCTATATTTCCCTAATATTGACTTCGTTTTTCTATTTAGTTGGACATCAGCCTTCGCTTGTTTTTAAAGCCGGTGTTGTTGCGGCATTAGGCGTAGCTGCATGGATTTTAACAGATTTACAGCGGCGATATTTGGAGCATACGAATATAGTGAAAATGATTGTTTTAATAGAGACGCTTGGTGTGACATTGCTGCTCATCCCAACTGGTGGCATTTCAAGCCCATTTATCTGGTATGCATTGAATCCCGTTCTTGTAGCTGCTATCCTTTTAACCCCTAGATTTAGTTGGATGACATTAACGTTTTATCTTGCGACTGCTACATTTATCGCTAATCGGAATGATAGCATAATCGTCGTTTTAGAAGACCAATCCTATTTTTATCTCGTTTGTATATTGATCACATTACTTGCTAGTTTATTTTCGGGACTAACGAAGGAACTACTTCAAGTAAATGGGAAACTAGCGAATACGAATGAAAAATACCAGGAGACATTAGAGCATATCATGTCCCTTTACCATATGTTAGAAAATTTTTCGTCCCATAAAAGTCCAAAAAAGCTAACAGACGCCATGACGATGACATTGATGAAATGCTTGCAAAAGCATACCGCCTTCTTTTGGATAACGGATCATGCCTTTCAAAAAAGCTATATATCAAATGAAACAACCAATAGAAATCTAGAAATGGATTTAACAAAAGATTGGGATCATCTACGAAAACAAAAGGATGCTTTTACCCATACGTACCATAACGAACAGTATTGGATGAAGGTTATTAGGACAACCAAATATATAGGAGTAATAGGTGTAAAAGTTACTTCTAATACAGAAATACAAAACACATTCTTACTCCACCGCACATTCGAATTTCTCGTGGAGCTTAGTGAAATGATGCTAGAGAGAATTCATATGGATCATATGATGGATCAGCTGACGATTAGCGAAGAGCAGAACCGAATTGCCAATGAAATGCATGATAGCGTATCACAGCGATTATTTGGAATTGTCTATTCATTGCATAGTTTACGAGTTAAGAGTCGGAATATTACAACTAACGAATTAGAGCAGGAATTTGAATTTTTGTCACAGACAGCTAATACGACGATGAAAGAGCTGCGAGCCTCTATTTATCGATTAAGTACAGTAAAAAAAGGAGAGGAACCATTTCTTGTCCTTATCGAAAATTATTTGGTGGAATACGCAAAGTTAAATGACATACGCATTGCTTACGATATTACAGGCAATGAATCATCTATTTCAGCAAATACAAAGAATGGGCTATATCGAATCATTTGTGAAGCATGTGGAAATGCGGTTCGACACGGTAGGTGTACACTTATCGAAGTAACGCTAGCTTTGGAGGAAGAGAGAACCTACCTAGTCATTAAGGATAATGGAATAGGTATTCAGACGAAGACTAGGTCTATGAAAGAACAAGGAATTGGATTATCTAATATGCAAAATATTGTACATTCCTTAGGTGGTACATTTGAAATAGGGACACCTTATAAAATGGGAACTACCATACAGATTGATATTCCACATATAAAATCACACAAAAAACAAGAGGTGTTTGGATAA
- a CDS encoding DUF5305 family protein, giving the protein MDTINKKYGKRIITVTQDIKGAPRAVIRLNSFRSILQLADDKELPIFLNKNREEGRPVFFIVDGDCIYNYETASRELVRNTTIEPANSSAYANS; this is encoded by the coding sequence GTGGACACTATCAATAAAAAATATGGAAAACGAATTATTACAGTGACGCAGGACATCAAAGGTGCACCGAGAGCGGTTATTAGGTTGAATTCGTTTAGATCGATTCTTCAATTGGCTGATGATAAGGAGCTTCCGATATTTTTAAACAAGAATCGTGAAGAGGGACGTCCGGTATTTTTTATAGTAGATGGCGATTGTATATATAATTATGAGACTGCGAGTAGAGAGCTAGTACGGAATACTACAATTGAACCAGCCAATAGTAGTGCATATGCGAATAGCTAA
- a CDS encoding ATP-binding protein — protein MKRKIFILLSISIFLLTIASIVKSFYLLDSNSSPMQNGILSLQDWDEEENPVIELNGKWEIYPDELIVPNPDYDVFTMYHEIREQITVPGEWDGRLEDGGPHGIGTYRLIIDVPEEGTYGLKVNSIRNSSKIYINGKAVGGAGNPTDSIEDFKYDNRKYTVYGESENRQLEIVVQVANLTYYTGGIVHPLKFGTAENIMAKHELDRLIEMMIISGYILMGIIYFFTFIQRKKYIYELFFALFCIALGLYTSMLNEYLFFLIFPGFDAKEQTKLQLLIIHLVVLFFLLFVYYLFRQYAKKKIVIVLSGLLCIQIFIYSTNNPVLLLVRYFSLTTRQILIVSLLAASFAYIFIVLMKAFIKKKEDTEYLLLTVTTFMCYGLLLGLEFLFEIEVKSMLSILCLLMIFSLSLLMGHRYQAAFNRVEGLSEELLLYDRLKDEFLVKTSHELSTPLHGIINLSKSLMEGIEGPLKRQQQENVILIHNVGKRLASLVEDLLFVSNIKKGEVRIAARPVNINIVEEVLAEMNYLISPVQQLTLINNVARDLPLIFIDEQKLKQVFFNLIYNAIKYTRQGSITIDAEVKEEGLHVSITDTGRGIEKEHMELIFSSFYQIESSRLGDSTGLGLGLSITKNIIESFGGHIWVNSQIGKGSRFTFTVPLATTQQIGEVIERQSEKLLNRASFTGRKGEEQLQVAATIVSTKSTGTKSYTILVVDDEPTNLKVLIHMIQSLQYNVIAASSGEEAIAILKTETIDLVIMDLIMPNMSGYDLCQEIRKDYGLVELPVIILTAAGQLSDLVVSLQMGANDFLQKPVNLDELKARVESLLLMKKSAQDALNHELSFYYAQIAPHFLYNTLNTIIGLTYDDEEKTREALQHLAIYFRAKLDFKGHHSLVTLEDEIELVQSYLAIEKMRFGDRLTIEYDIDETIEAYIPSMTIQPLVENAVQHGISKQKLGGTLRLAIDRERSHIKITIEDNGVGIPTEKQQELLEGKNNRIGFTNPLKKLTLIKGATFQLDSLEGKGTKIIIRLPEVKK, from the coding sequence TTGAAAAGAAAAATCTTTATACTGCTATCTATAAGTATTTTTCTCTTAACAATAGCAAGTATAGTTAAGTCATTCTATTTGCTAGATTCTAATTCTAGCCCTATGCAAAATGGGATTCTATCTTTACAAGATTGGGATGAAGAAGAAAATCCTGTGATTGAGCTTAATGGGAAGTGGGAAATTTATCCGGATGAATTAATCGTTCCAAATCCTGATTATGATGTATTTACTATGTATCATGAAATACGAGAGCAAATAACAGTACCGGGAGAGTGGGATGGTCGTTTAGAAGATGGAGGTCCACATGGAATAGGTACATATCGCCTGATTATAGATGTGCCAGAGGAAGGAACCTATGGGTTAAAAGTAAATTCTATTCGTAATTCCAGCAAAATTTATATAAATGGTAAAGCAGTAGGAGGAGCGGGAAATCCCACAGATAGTATAGAAGATTTTAAATATGATAATAGAAAATATACTGTTTATGGGGAAAGTGAAAATAGACAGCTAGAGATTGTTGTGCAAGTCGCTAATTTAACCTATTATACCGGTGGAATTGTTCATCCACTGAAGTTTGGTACAGCTGAGAATATAATGGCCAAACATGAATTGGATAGGCTTATTGAAATGATGATCATTTCTGGATATATACTGATGGGAATAATATACTTTTTCACCTTTATACAAAGGAAAAAATATATATACGAATTATTCTTTGCGTTATTTTGTATTGCACTTGGTTTATATACTTCCATGCTAAATGAATATTTATTTTTTCTCATTTTCCCTGGCTTTGATGCAAAAGAACAGACTAAATTACAGTTGTTAATCATCCATTTAGTTGTTTTGTTTTTCTTGTTGTTTGTATACTATCTGTTTAGGCAGTATGCAAAGAAAAAAATAGTGATTGTTTTAAGCGGCTTGCTCTGCATACAAATATTTATTTACAGTACTAACAATCCAGTTCTACTGTTAGTTAGATACTTTTCTTTAACCACACGACAAATATTAATTGTTTCCCTTTTAGCCGCAAGCTTTGCTTATATTTTTATCGTTCTTATGAAAGCTTTTATAAAAAAGAAAGAGGATACAGAGTATTTATTGTTAACCGTGACTACCTTTATGTGTTATGGATTGTTACTAGGGTTGGAATTCCTTTTTGAAATAGAAGTTAAAAGTATGTTATCTATTTTGTGTTTACTCATGATTTTTAGTTTGTCCTTACTAATGGGTCATCGTTATCAAGCTGCTTTTAATAGAGTGGAAGGACTCTCAGAAGAGCTTCTTTTATACGATCGACTAAAAGATGAGTTTTTAGTCAAGACCTCGCACGAACTAAGCACGCCATTGCATGGGATTATAAATCTTTCGAAGTCTTTAATGGAAGGAATCGAGGGACCCTTAAAACGTCAGCAGCAAGAAAATGTTATTTTAATACACAATGTAGGAAAACGATTAGCAAGCTTAGTAGAAGATCTATTATTTGTATCTAATATTAAAAAAGGTGAAGTTCGTATAGCTGCACGTCCGGTGAATATTAATATAGTAGAAGAAGTACTTGCAGAGATGAATTACTTAATCTCGCCAGTGCAGCAGTTGACGCTTATCAATAACGTGGCAAGGGACCTCCCCCTCATCTTTATAGATGAACAAAAGCTCAAGCAGGTATTTTTTAATCTGATATATAATGCCATAAAATACACAAGGCAAGGAAGCATAACCATTGATGCAGAAGTAAAAGAAGAAGGGCTGCACGTCTCTATAACAGATACAGGAAGAGGGATAGAGAAAGAGCATATGGAGTTGATCTTCTCCTCTTTTTATCAAATTGAAAGTAGCAGATTGGGAGATTCAACAGGACTCGGATTGGGATTAAGTATCACGAAAAATATTATAGAAAGCTTTGGGGGACATATTTGGGTTAACTCTCAAATCGGGAAGGGTTCTCGTTTCACTTTCACAGTCCCGCTTGCAACTACGCAACAAATTGGGGAAGTAATAGAACGGCAAAGCGAGAAGCTATTAAATAGAGCATCTTTCACAGGAAGAAAAGGGGAGGAACAGCTTCAGGTAGCAGCGACCATTGTATCCACAAAAAGTACAGGTACAAAATCTTATACGATTCTAGTTGTAGATGATGAACCTACAAATTTAAAAGTACTTATCCATATGATTCAATCCTTGCAATATAATGTTATTGCTGCAAGCAGCGGTGAGGAAGCGATTGCTATTCTAAAAACAGAAACAATCGATCTGGTTATCATGGATTTAATAATGCCAAATATGTCAGGATACGATTTATGCCAAGAGATACGGAAAGATTATGGTCTTGTTGAGTTGCCAGTTATTATATTAACAGCTGCTGGACAATTATCCGATTTAGTTGTTTCACTTCAGATGGGAGCAAATGACTTTTTACAAAAACCTGTAAATTTAGATGAGTTAAAAGCCCGTGTGGAATCACTGCTACTGATGAAAAAGTCTGCCCAGGATGCCTTAAATCACGAGTTAAGTTTCTATTATGCACAAATAGCGCCGCATTTTTTATATAATACTCTAAACACGATTATTGGTTTAACCTACGACGATGAAGAAAAAACACGCGAAGCCCTACAGCATTTAGCCATCTATTTCAGAGCGAAATTAGATTTCAAGGGACATCATTCACTCGTAACGTTAGAAGATGAGATAGAACTAGTTCAATCATATTTAGCAATTGAAAAAATGCGCTTTGGAGACAGACTAACGATAGAATACGATATCGATGAAACAATCGAAGCGTATATTCCATCAATGACGATACAACCGCTAGTGGAAAATGCCGTACAGCATGGTATTTCCAAACAAAAGCTTGGAGGCACTTTACGGTTGGCAATTGATCGAGAGCGGTCTCACATTAAAATAACGATTGAGGATAACGGTGTTGGCATTCCAACTGAAAAACAACAAGAACTACTAGAAGGTAAAAATAATAGAATTGGATTTACTAACCCATTGAAAAAACTAACCCTTATAAAGGGAGCAACTTTCCAACTAGATAGTTTAGAAGGTAAGGGAACAAAAATAATAATACGATTGCCTGAGGTAAAAAAATGA